In Cinclus cinclus chromosome 1, bCinCin1.1, whole genome shotgun sequence, the sequence GGGTGGTaatggggtggggagggggtccAGGGGGGACATGTGGGGGGACATGGGATAACGGGAATGGGATTGGGGTCATAGGGGTGGTCCCGGGATCGGGATTGGGGTCCTGGAGGGCAGTGGGGAGGAcgagggatttgggggtcagGGGGTAACTGGGGGACACTGCAGAGGGTCAGTTCCCCCCAGTGtcctcccagtatccccccgatgtcccccaATGCTCCTTcatgtcccctgtgtccctcagtgtcccccACACCGGGGACATCCCATGGCCTCCCTCTCCACGGACCCGTTGCCGCTcaccctggcactgctggcaaTCGCCGTGGCCACCACGGCCACCGCCGTCCCCCTCGGTGCCACCAGCGCCACCCCTTCGGTGGTGTCCCTGGACATGGCCCCGGACTCCTTCGATGACCAATACCGGGGCTGCGGCCGCGCCATGACCGCGGCGTTGCCGGCCCTGAACCGCTCCGAGCTGCGGCAGAGCGGTCACTTCGCCGAGGCCTGGGCTCTGGCCGCGTCCGAGTGGCGCGTCCGACTGTCCGCTCTGTCCCCTcggtcccctctgtccccgtcCCAGACCACGGCCCTGCTGGCCTACACGGCGCCGGTGCCGTTACACCGGACGTTCAACGCGGCCGTTCGAGCGGCCGGGCGCTCCCGCCGGGAATACCGGGATGAGTTCCACTTCAAAACTTTGCATTTCCTGCTGACCGACGCCCTGGCCACGCTGAGGGACGCTCGGGGACCTCGGTGTCACCGCGTGTTCCGGGGGGTGAGCGGGGTCCGGTTCGAGGCGAGGCGCGGCCGCAGGGTCCGGTTCGGTCACTTCGCGTCGGCGTCGCTG encodes:
- the LOC134058109 gene encoding GPI-linked NAD(P)(+)--arginine ADP-ribosyltransferase 1-like, whose amino-acid sequence is MRCPPHRGHPMASLSTDPLPLTLALLAIAVATTATAVPLGATSATPSVVSLDMAPDSFDDQYRGCGRAMTAALPALNRSELRQSGHFAEAWALAASEWRVRLSALSPRSPLSPSQTTALLAYTAPVPLHRTFNAAVRAAGRSRREYRDEFHFKTLHFLLTDALATLRDARGPRCHRVFRGVSGVRFEARRGRRVRFGHFASASLRNESSWSFGTDTVFQVCTCQGVAIREFSFFPHEDEVLIPPFETFEVTDVTNVTKGGDKVRIELRSTGTFSNYNCEWLRGRSIPGDLPHLGGLLLATAALAVATGIL